The following DNA comes from Schistocerca piceifrons isolate TAMUIC-IGC-003096 chromosome 3, iqSchPice1.1, whole genome shotgun sequence.
CATCCTACCTACAGCAGCACAGACGTCCACCAATGAGCAGGCGGTGAGGAGACGCGGAGACGTGATCCGATGGACGCAGTGGGCTTCCTGAGGGTGCGCAGTCTGCCCCAGATGTGCAGCAGCCCGCTGGCCGCCTCCGACTCGGCGCCGGGCAGCCCGCTGGAGGCGTCGCCGCAGCCGCCTCCGGGACGGCGCCTCCGCGACGACGACACGGACGCcgacgaagacgacgacgacaTCAGCGTGGGCTGCCCGTCGCCCTCGCCGGCGGCCGTTCGCCGCCAGCAGCAGCGACAGCGCAGCCCCGTCTCGTCGCCCGGCTCCTCCACCTGCCGCACCGCCACCTGCGACGCCGCCTCCGACGACGATGACGAGGACGACGACGTCGTCCGGCGCGACGAGGAGGAGGACGACTACTTCAAGCCGCTCAAGAGGCTCAAGATGATGAACATCGACAAGGCGACGGCGGAGAGGCCCGCCAGGCCGACGCCGCCTCCGCTGCCGAGCGGAGTCGAGCGGACGGCCTCGGCGACGCCGCCGCGAGCCTCCGGAGGCGGCGTAAAGTCCTTCTTCATCCTCGACATCTTGAACCACTGCCCGCGTACCaacggccagcagcagcagcaacagccgccCCCGACGTCGGCGGCGCCGCGTCCGGGCGACCCGACGCCCGCCTCTACCGCCCGCATCGTGCGCCCTTGGGACTTGGgccccgcggcggcggcggcggccgtggcggcggcggcggcagcggcggcggcggccgggggCGGCGTCGTGCCGGTGGACAGGTACCGAGCCAGCGCCGCCGCCCACCACCACCGTCCAAAGTCGGCGGACTTCTGCTACGCCAGCGAGACCACGTGCAGCAGCGGCCGCTCCAGCAGCGACTGCTGCACCAGCCCGGACCTCGCCGCCAGCCCGGCGTcgggggcggcggcagcggcggccagACACCCGGGGGCGGCGCAGAGCTCCGGGGGCGGCGGCAGGCACCCGGCACGATGCGGCAAAGGGGCGGCGGGCCAGCACCACGGCAAGGGCGGCGCCCAGGGCAGCAACACGTCGCCGCTGGACGCGCTCTTCCAGATGACGAGCAAGACCTTCGAGGAGCTCAACGGGGAGGCCGTATCAGGTGAGCACGACGGATCATCTTGCCTTCCATTACCTAACACACGTGCACGTCACTTTTCAGTTTCTCAGTAACAAATGGCACGGAGGAAATGCGTTGCCCTTCCAGTGACAAGTGTGAATCTCATCAAAATCCTTCTGGTGACGCTACCACGtttactttaaaaaataattaatcacGGTTGTTCTTCTTATTACAGAAGGTCGCACAAAAATACGCAGTGGTTACTA
Coding sequences within:
- the LOC124788547 gene encoding LOW QUALITY PROTEIN: homeobox protein Hox-A4-like (The sequence of the model RefSeq protein was modified relative to this genomic sequence to represent the inferred CDS: inserted 1 base in 1 codon), with protein sequence MDAVGFLRVRSLPQMCSSPLAASDSAPGSPLEASPQPPPGRRLRDDDTDADEDDDDISVGCPSPSPAAVRRQQQRQRSPVSSPGSSTCRTATCDEEDDYFKPLKRLKMMNIDKATAERPARPTPPPLPSGVERTASATPPRASGGGVKSFFILDILNHCPRTNGQQQQQQPPPTSAAPRPGDPTPASTARIRRRRPGAASCRWTGTEPAPPPXHHRPKSADFCYASETTCSSGRSSSDCCTSPDLAASPASGAAAAAARHPGAAQSSGGGGRHPARCGKGAAGQHHGKGGAQGSNTSPLDALFQMTSKTFEELNGEAVSEGQASHLNLFNSRQQAKKKRKSRTAFTNHQIFELEKRFLYQKYLSPADRDEIAGQLGLSNAQVITWFQNRRAKLKRDMEELKKDVESTKILSAHKSFLENVTDLGILKKKAPPSSAQMAAAAAAAVAAAAAVSSAGAASGGGGGGGDSGVDK